A part of Candidatus Eremiobacteraceae bacterium genomic DNA contains:
- a CDS encoding SRPBCC family protein, with amino-acid sequence MTAPGERYDFLSRWRIDDASLTEVADVLEDTASLPRWWPELFKSVSIVVAGGEHALGQVAKCTCRARLPYTLRFTYTVVDQRYPFGSTLDSTGDLVGRGIWRLSSRDGGVDAEYQWQVRLEKPWLRFLSPVLRPLLGWNHEWSMRKGEAGLRREVARRSA; translated from the coding sequence ATGACTGCGCCCGGCGAGCGCTACGATTTCTTGAGCCGGTGGCGAATCGACGACGCCAGCCTGACCGAGGTCGCCGACGTTCTTGAGGACACGGCGTCGTTGCCTCGCTGGTGGCCGGAGCTCTTCAAGTCCGTCAGCATCGTGGTTGCCGGCGGCGAACATGCCTTGGGGCAGGTGGCGAAGTGCACGTGTCGTGCGCGATTGCCGTACACCCTTCGCTTTACGTACACGGTCGTCGATCAGCGTTACCCGTTCGGATCCACGCTTGATTCAACCGGCGATCTCGTGGGGCGCGGCATTTGGCGGCTGTCATCGCGTGACGGCGGCGTCGATGCCGAATATCAGTGGCAAGTCAGGCTCGAGAAACCTTGGCTGAGATTCCTCTCGCCGGTTTTACGGCCGCTGCTTGGCTGGAACCACGAGTGGTCCATGCGCAAAGGTGAGGCCGGATTGCGGCGCGAGGTCGCTCGACGTTCGGCGTAA
- a CDS encoding DUF899 family protein, whose product MPAKSAKRAKSLRALLKEEIALRDHAEKVAAMRRALPPGEIVKEDYVFDDGRRKVRLSELFQRGQKELIVYHFMFAPKDAKPCRMCNMWADGYDAVAPHVRDRANFVLVAKAPIAKFKKWGKSRGWKNIRLLSSYGTTFNRDFEAEDSDGDQWPTISIFTKDRKGVIRHQYQKFALLKKATYRGIDLLSPVWNLFDLLPSGRGNWFPSYRYS is encoded by the coding sequence ATGCCAGCAAAGTCCGCCAAGCGCGCGAAATCTCTGCGCGCTCTCCTCAAAGAAGAGATCGCCTTGCGCGATCACGCCGAGAAGGTCGCCGCGATGAGACGGGCGCTGCCCCCCGGCGAAATCGTGAAGGAAGATTATGTGTTCGATGACGGTCGCCGCAAGGTGCGGCTGTCGGAACTTTTCCAACGCGGCCAGAAAGAATTGATCGTCTACCATTTCATGTTCGCGCCGAAGGACGCGAAGCCGTGCCGCATGTGCAACATGTGGGCCGACGGCTACGACGCAGTGGCGCCGCACGTGCGCGATCGCGCGAACTTCGTGCTCGTCGCCAAAGCGCCGATCGCGAAATTCAAGAAATGGGGTAAGAGCCGCGGTTGGAAGAACATCCGTCTCTTATCGAGCTACGGCACGACCTTCAATCGCGACTTCGAGGCCGAGGACTCGGATGGCGACCAGTGGCCCACGATCAGCATCTTCACGAAAGATAGGAAGGGAGTCATCCGCCATCAGTATCAGAAATTCGCGCTGTTGAAGAAGGCTACGTACCGCGGCATCGACCTCTTGTCGCCGGTCTGGAATCTGTTCGATCTGCTGCCGAGCGGTCGAGGCAATTGGTTCCCGAGCTATCGTTATTCCTAG